Part of the Mauremys mutica isolate MM-2020 ecotype Southern chromosome 1, ASM2049712v1, whole genome shotgun sequence genome is shown below.
TCTTAAGAGACAGTTGTAACCCTAAAAAACTCCCAGATGTGAATAGATAAGACAAAGGAAGtggtattcccattttacagatgggggaaactgagactTAAAGATGAAGTGGCTTGCCAAAGGTAACACAAGAAGTCCTGTGTCAGAGCCAAGAGTTGACCCcaaatctcctgaatcccagtccagtaccTTAACACTAGACCTTTGTGCCATATTGGACACATGAAATATTATTTTCAATGCTATAAcattaaaatgactttttttttatctcTAGGATCACATGATTCTTTCAGCTACTGGGTTGATGAGAAATCTCCTGTGGGACCTGATCAAGCCACGGCAATCAAACGTTTGGCTAAAATTTCTTTGGTGAAAAAGCTGATGAAGAAATGGTCAGTGACTCAAAACCTGACCTTCAAAGAGCAGCTGGAAGGTGGGATCCGCTACTTTGATCTGCGCGTATCTTCCAAACCGGGAGAAGTGGGACAGGAGATCTACTTCATACATGGTTTGTTTGGCATCAAAGTATGGGATGGACTGATGGAGATAAACACCTTCCTCGCAGAGCACCCCAAAGAAGCTGTCTTCTTGGATTTCAATCACTTCTATGCAATGGAAGACGAGCACCACATATACCTGATTAACAGGATCCGGGAAGCATTTGGATCAAAACTTTGCACAATGGAATATGTAGAAAATGTGACCTTGCGATATCTTTGGGAGAAGAGTCAGCAGGTGGGGAAAGGATATGTAATGAGTCTAAAACCAAAATGTTACAATTCAAATTATAAAGAGTGTCTGACTAGGGTTCCaagcatattattattatttattttattttattttattttattttattttttgtattacgGTGGCATCTAGGGGTCAGGGCCCTATTATGCAGGAATTCACAAATATGCAACAAAGATACAAACTTGCATATGTAGTTGATCTTTTGTAAAGTGTGGGCTTGGTGTTTGTGAGGACACGTCCTCCAGTAACTAGCCcatacaaagaataaaaactaATGCATAGTATCTTATCTCATCTGTGTTTTAGGAGCAAACGGTCTGTGTTCTATCCACATTAGTGGATGATTGAGCTTTGGTTGGTGACTATGGTGTCTGTTGATTACAGTTCACTAATGCTCAGTCTTGAAGCAAAAGACTCCCAGTGCTTCCATTTAATTCCAAAACTATAAATTTGTGTGTGCGCAGTCATGCTTTGAGGAATTCCTCTGAGCAAGTCCTCTTCAGTCTGCTTCCAGGATTCTACCTGATTAAAGCAAAGAGCCCCTTGTCAATTCAGATAATGAAAGGTGTTCTGTTTTAGATATAGCTAGCTCTCAATAAATCATCTGACACTTTGAAACAAACAGATTGGGATGTAACACTCGGTATCCAGATTTGCTAGAgatggatccagatctgaactcaAGATCCATTTTCTTTATAAACTTCTAAGATGTTCAGATCCAGATATAGAGGCAAACAGCACACATCTGGCTTGAAACTCCCTGATGGGCTGAACTAGAACACTGAATCCCAATGTAATATTTAACTCTGGATCTGAACACCTTTCCCAGATATTCATAGGACTCTCATAAACTGCTATTTCATATGACACCAGGAATAAAACTCATATCTCAgctccagaaggcacagtggaggTTATAGCAGACAATGAGATTGTCTTTGGTGTTCCATCCAGTAAATGGTAGTGGAACGCCAGTATATGAGCCAGCCCAGTATGTCACAGCAAGTTAATTTGAATTGAGTTACACAGTATTTTAGTTCCTGACTTGCCACCATCCTTTTCCTGGGATAAAAGTCATTCTGGCAATGCTGTCTGACAAATATTAAGAGTAAGATTAGAATAATGTTGTTTAAGTAATACATCTTGGAATGTGATTTCAGTTTCATACTGTAAATTCTCCTTTTTCTCTAGTGACACTTGAAACGCTATGCAGTCCTGAATTTGCAGCTAATCAAAATGATTTTCTCCTTTATGGTAACACTCCAGTGAATTAATTGTATTCAGTGTACTAGTTTAAAGACAGGAGGCCAGATTGTCACCAGATTATACACATGTGTACtcagacttcaatgggactgcatGGATATACTTAAATGCAAAATTTGGTTCCAAAACATCATGATTCGGTTTAATTTGCATCCTTTTCTATCTTTCTCTCCATTATTTAGGTTCTCATTTTCTACCACTACCCTCTGTATCAGGAATATCCCTTCCTGTGGCCAGGGAATAAAATGCCAGCACCTTGGGCAAACACAACCAACGTGCACAAGCTATTACAGTTCTTAGAGACCACTCTTGGGGAGCGGGCTCAACATGGAACTTTTCATGTTTCTCAAGCTATTCTCACACCCAGGGTCAAAACTATTGCACGGCACCTAATCCGTGGCCTAAAAAATACGCTTGTTCACAGGTAAGGATTTGTCTTGGTTCTACAGCTCCTTGTTTGAAACTTTTACCTTGAAGTTACGATGAATAAGCAAGTAACTACCAGGCCTGTGCTTGAATTATTAACAAGAAGTAGCTGATCTTTCAGGATATATTGTTACTTATTTTTGATGACTGCAAGAATCTCACTCCCTGCAGTTAAGCTAAAACATAAAATATCCCTTTATGTGTAAATATCCACAGAGAACATGTTGGTAGGGTTCAATTTAGGGTATTGATGAGATGTCAGATAAGGCTCAGCTATCTTTATTAGTCAAAGACAATAAAGCACAACACAAAAGGGAAAGGGCTAATACTTTACCAATCCAATCTGGGAAGTAGAGTCTCACAGCAATCTGCTCCAAAATTATGGACTTACTTCGCTCATATAATTCCCTTGTTTACAACAAAAGTAGGGTACACCCAGTTCTTACCAGTTTCTTATCTTATTTTGAACTTAGTTTTCAGGTCACAAAGACATCATGCCAACCATCCTTATTCCTCAGTACCAGCACCTCGTGCAACTTGTCAGGCCTTAACAAGACATGCATCTTATCCCTAACAGCTCCTACACGTACCCAAGGACAGAGTTCATGCACTCTACTAAtacaatttattttagcataagtaCAAAGGATGCTGGGAAAATGGTTCATGGTTTATATATCGAGCATAAGTGCAAGCCTTTTAGTCATGATATTGGCTGACAAAATGCAAGACCAAATTCATATTCTTTTGTGAGCAGAGAGCAATTTGAAATGGTGTCTCTAGAGAAAATAGGTACCCTCAACTCTTCTTGATTTAAAGTGAGGAGGAAAAACAAGCTTATCTCTTACATGAAAACCAGATTTCATTTTCTGTGGACTAAAATCTGCTCTGAGTTATGTGCATACCAACCCCAGTGACTTCTATAACACTTACACACACATAGGACAAGATATGGCCGTAAATGTGTCTTGCTTCTCCAGaccgaaaaaaaaaaaagagagagagagagagagagagatgaataaTAGGAGTTTTCTAATTGTGGCTACGTGGTTATCCATAAATAAGACAACTAATAAAGGGCCTGACCTTGAACATTGCTGCACCCTTGTAATTCATAATGACTTAAAGGGCAGGTGCAGGGCCCATCATTTCCCAGAATTGGACCCAAATGATTCTGCTGTGTGATATTAACATTGTGTAGCCTATATTCCAAATCACAGAGTGAATAGTGATCCTTTTTGCAGTTTAAGGCCTCGGATCTTACTCCTTAGCTCTACTCGTACCATATAATCAAAGCTTGGTAACATACAGACTGGCATCCAGTCCTGTGCATTTAGTAACAGTGGTGCTAGCTGCTACTGTGAGTCTGATTGTCAAAATGACCATATCACCTACTGAACTGGATATAAAACAATGAAATGGGCAACACTGGAAACCAGTTAGCATGTGACCTTTGATTGTCTGGAAAACTCATTGAATCTTCAGTCCCAAGTGAATAACAGCCTGATTCTAGATTTTCTTTGGAAAATCATTGTTTCTTCTAGTGGTATTTATTGTTTTTTTCCTACAatacaccccccgccccatcaattaaaatagggaaaaaacaaggtaaaaattacttagaaaagttagatggcttcaagtcaccagggcctgatgaaatacatccgaGGAGctaactgaggagatatctgagccattaacgattatcttcaaaaattcatggaagacaggagtgattccagaggactggaagaggccAAATATTAtgtcaatctataaaaaggggaacaatGATAACCTGGGGCATTACAGATCAGTCACCTTAACTTCAGTGCCCAggaaaataatggaacaaataagcaagcaagcaagcaaacacctagaagataataaggtgataagtaacagcatggatttgtcaagaataaataaTATCAAATCAACCTAAGCTTAGccctaggccccacccccactctaccccttcccccccaaggccacaccctgccccacctcttcccacccccgctccacccatgcctctcctcttccctgcctctttctacCCTCTCTGCTGAGcaacccccatccctgctccccctctcccccagaatCTCCTGTATGCccctgaacagctgttccctggcatgcaggaggtgctgggagagatggggaggagttgatcagcaggatCAATGGACCCCCTAGTGTGCCCttgcagaccccagtttgagaaatgctgatttagataacggcatagagagtacacttatgaaGTCTGGAGATGATACCGAGCTGGGTGGGATTgtaactgctttggaggatagggttaaCATTCAAAATGCTCtcaacaaactggagaaatggtttgaaataaatagggtgaaattcaataaggacaaatgcaaagtactcaacctgggaaggaacaatcaattgcacacatacaaaatgggaaatgactactaggaaggagtactgtggaaagggatctgggggtcataatggatcacaagctaaatatagtcaacaatgtaacattgttgcaaaaaaaggtaAACATAATTCTGAGAtggattagcaggagtgttgtaagcaagacacggaaagtaattcttctgctctactccacactgatacagccttaactggagtattgtgcccagttctgggtgccacatttcagtaaagaggtggacaaattggagaaagtccagagaagagcaacaaaaatgattaacggtctagaaaacatgacctattggaaaaaattgaaaaaaatggttttgttcagtctggagaagagaagactgagggggaacttagcagttttcaagtacataaaaggttgttagaaagaggagagagaaaaattgttctagtTAACCTCtgtggataggacaagaagcaatgggcttaaattgcagcaagggaggtttaggttggacattaggaaaaaattcctaactgtcagggtggttaagcactggaataaattgcccagggagattgtggaatcacCATGATTATAGGTATTTAataataggttagacaaacacctgtcagggatggtctagatcaggggtgggcaaactttttggcctgagggccacatcagagAATAGAAAttatatggcgggccatgaatgctcacaaaattagagttgcggtgtgggaggggttgagggctctggttgggggtgtgggctctggggtggggctggggatgagtttggggtgtaggagggtgctctgggctggtattgaggggtttggagggtgggagggggataagggctggagcaggggtttggggcatgggaAGTGTCTCAGGGAGCAGGATCTGAGCCGAGCTTACCTCAAGTGGTTCCcgaaagcagtggcatgtctcttctccagctcctacgcatgGAGTGGCCTGCTAGCACTGGAGCGGGGCCATGCGggtgcttccgggagctgtgtggTGCAGCCCCCCAACCTGGTTCCCTAGCTGGAAtgccggagcagggcaagccccagaccccgctccccagtggcAGCTTGCCGGACAGCTTAAaatgtagtttgcccacccctggtctagaaaatacttagtcctgccttgagtgcaggggactgaactagaaaacctcttgaggccccttccagccctacaattctgtgattctattttctttttaaaatcctcctcAGAGGCCCAGAGGGTCAGAATCTAAATATCCACATAATAGAAATACTGAAGTTCCTATGGTTGAAGTTAGGATGTGGAGTTCCTGTGTCTTGCCTTTCCACAGAATTTAGTCTGACAGAATAATGTCTAAAGCTAAATAATGAAATAATGTTAGTATCCAAGTAAACTGATCCAAAGATTTTGAACTTCCTGTTTTCCAAGATtgcaatttgtatttttttaaaaaagaacaggaatacttgtggcaccttagagactaacaaattgatttgttTTTTGTACATTAAACACTAGATGGTGCTAAAATGCTTTCTTTAAGAGTGTGTGTAGCGCTGTCagacccaggatattagagagacaaggtgggtgaggtaatatctttaagaTTAAGAAACCATTTTAAATTTGTATAGCTTTACTCCTGAAAACACAGGACACTTAaaaaaacaaggtgggtgaggtgatatcttttctTTGACCAACCTTTGTTGGTGAGAGCCTCAAGTTTTCAAACTTACacagtgctcttcttcaggtctgggaaacttactcagtGTCGCAAATACATACAAGGTGGaacatttgagagcatagtgattgtcaggtttcacccacatagttgctactgtggcatttagtgcactggatgaggtacaacACATATTGTGATAggtatgtgtaggacccatggatcttgaaaggtgtgctgtctcttgaatgaactcacacaggaaaatgataaaagacaaaaacatcacatcacctgtgggtgaacacttttcagaaaaaggatgagcctgggagcttaaattcataacttttcttGACACTAAAAATCATATTACAACAacctataacccactaacaacccccaCCCAGCTGTTTCTTGTCCCTCCTTTTCCTCCCTATGACCAGAGGGGTGTTaacaagccacttcaccttgagtGGTCCCTTGAGTGTTAAATACTTggactaaacaatctgttccatcctctatttagctgtgacactttgggtaagtttcccagacctgaagaagagctctggctTGGTCTATACTACAGACTTAAGCTGATATAACTATGTCCTTCGAGATGTggaaattcacacccctgagcaacacggTTATACAGATtgaactcctagtgtagacagcacAATGTCAACGTGAGGGCTTCTCAcagtgacatagctgccacctctcatggaggtggagtacctgtgctgatgggagaaaacccctcatcctcatcataggtagtgtcttcactaaggctttgtctacattggcactttcatcattaaaacttttgttgctcaggggtgtgaaaaaatactccCTGAATGATAAAAAGTTTTTAACAACTAAAAGTGCCGGTGCAGACTGGAGGTGGTGTGCACAGTGTAGACAACCTAAGTGAtatggcagtgcagctgcatgtagacaagccctctgtgTAAGCgcaaaagcctgtctctctcaccaacagaagctggtccaagaaaagatatcacctcactcatctttcttttttaataaaggcATGTGTTTTAAGGAGTAAAGCGCTAcacatttaaaattatttcttaATTTTAACTGAAGATACTTACTAGAGAGTTTTTTATTTGCATGGATACAATATGGTTCTTCTATAGTATATATTAAATGTGCAATATTATAAGAATGTGTCAAAACTCACATCACCATTCTCATTCTCACTACTCTTTTGCCCTTATCCCTTTCCTTTTGTTTACTGATGACTTCCTTTGTGgtttattattacttttattcTTGGGATTGCTAGCTCCAAGGGGCAGACAGCTTGCCTTTCTATCTGCTTGTATGGCACTTATAGGAGAAGTTACTTCTGTTTCTGGCTCCTGTGGAAACCCCATTGCTGTAGTGTTAAAGGAGCACAAAAACTTCTGCAAACCCTTGGTTCAAGTTCTTTTCATGAAATGACTGAAAAAAATTTCAGTTCTTAGTAATCCAAACCATTTCATCCATCCCTAATTACGATGATTTAAGTAATAACACAAGACCTAATTGCTATGAATTAAGCCTTCAGATCATTATATACTCAGACAAAACAAGAACAAAGAAACCGTTGCAGGACCTTAAATTCTGAGGTCCTAACTGTTCAGTGAAGTCAATAAGAATCCTATAGTATGTCTTGTAAGAGCAGCGGTTTCCACTGGTGACTTTGACCAATATTtctattccccccccacacacacaccaaaaaaaatggTTGTGCAGTGTGCTGTTTTCTGCTACCCTTCtccccagaggtggttgcattttaAGGGTGCATATATATTAGTATAGATTTTGTGTGCTACTTTGAGGTTAAAGGATACTGTGCAAACATGCTGTTCATAGACAAACTGTTACATGTAGAGCAAAATCAAGGTGCTTCCATATCAGTGTGTTATATTGGTTAACATATTTATCCTTCTTTTTTCTTTAGGAACCTGCCTATGATTTTGAACTGGGTAAAGACACAGAAGCCAGGCATTATGGGCGTTAACATAATTACATCAGACTTTGTGGAGCTGGTTGACTTTGCTGCCACGGTTATTGCATTAAACGACCTCCTTTTAGAAGGGCACCAAGCTGTGACTAAATCCTGACTGTTCTGTCTCTCACTCTAAGATCAGCGCTCATCCACTGAGATGAGGATTTGGAGTCTTTCATCCATGTCAACAGCTTTCAATGTAAATCTCAATTTaggtgtttttggttttgttttttaacaaacaaaaacctagTTTCTGAGAAAAACGTGCTGAAAATCATTCACATCAGGATTTATCGCTGCATGGATCTGACCCGAACACTAAGCAGTGTCTGAGTGCTGCTGACTCTGTTATGCACGCATCTGCTGCAGTACAGCAAGCTGTTGTCTGCCTGCCAATAGGAGGCCGACACTACAACAGATGTAACCAATTGGCAGCAGTGTTTCCCCTGGCAACTAGACTCCCTGTGGGTGTGCATCCTGTGTGTTATTGAACCCCAGTGTCAGGCTAAGAATTGGTGTTGATCCTCAGGAGCAGTTCTGGCAAACCAGCCAAAAGAGATCCTCCATCTGGCTACATAAGTCAGAGCTGTGCTGGTCTCTGCTAGCAGTTGCTATTGTATCTCTTATGTCGTACTGGAAGCTAcctctgactttctttaaaaaaaccagCATCCCCATTGTTCAGAGGGAAGCTTTTATACTGTGTGCAGTGGTTTAAATAGAGATGGGCCCGAGGTGTGGAGGTTGGATCTAAACTTATAACTCTCAGGGGCTTTTGACTCCAAGGTTTTGTTTTCGGTCTATCTCTTATTTTAAGGGACTTCCATTAAAGCAGGATGCAGATGAATTTTCTTGAAAGGTTGTGGGTTGGGGGGAAGCTCTGCACAAAAGGCTGCTATGTGCACATGTTAGTAACACAGCAGGCTTTGTTCATTGTATGTAGCTTTGAGACACAATGTAGCAAACTATAGTGTGAAGTTTAGTGAAAACTTTGGTGGTTTCATTTGGGTGGACCTTACCACCTACCCCAATTTCGATTCACTTGGTTTTTCATTCCCTAGGCttcatttgaaaacaaaacaaaaaacctgtgaAAATTGTTACTTTTTTGTTTGGCATCTGGTCATTTTTCACATCATTTTGTGCCCAAAAACTTGAACCTACCCAGGTTTGCTCAAAATCCACCCTAAAGTCACTGTGAGGTTTGTAGCTTACTTGAGACTTTGAGTCCCTGACCTGAGTTTTAGGTTTACTCTCTGGGAGGCAAATTGGGATGCAAGGAGTGGAGGG
Proteins encoded:
- the PLCXD2 gene encoding PI-PLC X domain-containing protein 2 gives rise to the protein MAAGSSADWMGSLAPALSAFPLAHLAIPGSHDSFSYWVDEKSPVGPDQATAIKRLAKISLVKKLMKKWSVTQNLTFKEQLEGGIRYFDLRVSSKPGEVGQEIYFIHGLFGIKVWDGLMEINTFLAEHPKEAVFLDFNHFYAMEDEHHIYLINRIREAFGSKLCTMEYVENVTLRYLWEKSQQVLIFYHYPLYQEYPFLWPGNKMPAPWANTTNVHKLLQFLETTLGERAQHGTFHVSQAILTPRVKTIARHLIRGLKNTLVHRNLPMILNWVKTQKPGIMGVNIITSDFVELVDFAATVIALNDLLLEGHQAVTKS